Below is a genomic region from Sphingomonas sp. KR3-1.
GCCGGGCTCTTCAGGCGGCCCTGCGTCTCGATGTTGAGCTGGAAGGCATTGCCGGTCGGCGTCGCGCCCGCCTGGCCGAGCGTGCCGGCAGCGACCTGGACGTTCTGGGCGCGTAGCGCGGAGACGATATCGCCCGCGGTCAGGTTGAGCGCAGCGGCGCGGCCCGGATCGATCCACACGCGCATCGCATAGTCGCGCGCGCCGAACATGCGGACATCGCCGACGCCGTCGACACGGGCGAGGCGGTCCTTCACCTGGGTCAGCGCGTAGTTGGAGATGTACTCGCGATCGACCGAGTTGTCGGGCGAGATCAGGTTCACCACCAGCAGGAAGTCCGGCGTGGTCTTGCGCGTGACGACGCCGAGGCGCTGCACCGTCTCGGGCAGGCGCGGGATGGCGACGGCGACGCGGTTCTGCACCAGCACCTGCGCGGCATCGAGATTGGTGCCGGACTTGAAGGTGACGGTGATCGTGACGTTGCCGTCACCGGTCGATTGCGACGACTGGTAGAGCATGTCGTCGACGCCGTTGATCTCCTGCTCGATCGGCGCGGCGACGGTCTCGGCGACGGTCTCGGCCGAGGCGCCGGGATAGGAGGCGGTGACCGTCACCGTCGGCGGGACGATGTCGGGATATTGCGAAACCGGCAGCGCCAGATAGGCGATCGCGCCGATGATCGTGATGATCACCGCGATGACCGCCGCGAAGATCGGGCGCGTGATGAAGAAGCGTGAGAGGCGCATCGGGCCACTCCTCGTCAAATGAGTTCGAAAAGGGGTGTCAGCCGCCGGCCCCTGGGGAGAGCCGGCGGCTGACGGTCAACGAGCGAAGGTTGCTTCGCCCGTTACCGGCGCCGTGAGGGCCGGCGCCTGATTGGTTGCGGCGGGCGCGATCTTGCCCGGCTTCGGATCGACCTTGCCGCCCGGCTGGGCGAACTGGGTGCCCGAGATCACCACGCGGTCCTGCGCGGTGAGGCCGGAGCGGACGACGCGCAGGCCGTCGACGACGGGGCCGAGCACCACCGGCTTGGACGCGACGGTGCCGTCCTTGCCGACGGTGAGCACGAGCTTGCGCGCCTGGTCGGTCTGGATCGCGCTGTCGGGAACCATCAGTGCCGTGGCGGTGCCGCCGGCCGAGAGCCGCATGTTGCCGAACATGCCGGGTGTAAGGAACAGCCCCGGATTGCTCAGCACCGCGCGGCCACGGATCGTCCCCGACTTGGGATCGAGGCCGTTGTCGGTGAAGTCGAGCTTGCCCTGCCACTTATACTCGGTCTCGTCCTGCAGGCGGATCTCCACCGGCGAGGACTGGGCGCCCGCTTCCTTCGCGCGCTTGGTCTTGAGGAACAGCGCCTCCGACCCGTCAAAGGTGAAGTAGATCGGGTCGAGCGCGTTGATCGTGGTCAGCAGCGAGCCGCCCTGCCCTTCGCCGGCGGCGACCAGGTTGCCCGGATCGACGCGGCGGTCCGAGATCCGGCCCGAGATCGGCGCGCGGACCTGGGTGAACTCGACGTCGAGCGCGCGGCTGCGCACCCGGGCCTGGGCGGCCGAGACCGCGGCGCCGGCAGCGCGGACGCGGGCCTGGAGCCGCTCGACATCGCTCTTCGACACCGCCTCGACCGCGACGAGCCGCTGGGCACGGTCGAGATCGGAGCGGGCGAGCGCGAGGTCGCTCTCGGCGCTGGCCAGGCCGGCACGGGCCTCGGCGAGCGCCGCGGTGAACGGGCGCGCGTCGATCGAGAAGAGCAGCTGGCCCTGCTTAACGATCGCGCCGTCGGTGAAGTGGACGCCGGTGATCGCGCCCGAGACGCGCGGACGCACCTCGACCGCGCGGCTCGGCTCGAAGCGGCCGACATAATCGTCCCACTCGTTGATGTCGCGGACCAGCGGGGTGGCGACGGTGACCACCGGCGGCGGCGGCGCGGCCATTGCGGCGGGGGCATCCTTGCTGGCGATGCCGAGGCCGGCGGCGACGAGCACCACCGGCAGCGCGACCAGGCTGCCGCGCTGCCACAAGGGCATGCGGCGGATGCGGGCGGAGACGTCGTTCGTCTCGGTTTCGATGCGCGAGATCATGTTCATTGGAATCGCTTTCCCTGGTTGAGGGCTGCCCGGCCGCGGCTGATGCTGGCGAGCAGGGTTTCATATTGGTCGGGCGTGAAGCCCGCTTCGTGGAAGGCGCGGATCTCGTGGCGCGGCAGGGCATAGCCCTTGTGCCAGGCGAGCACGGCGACGCGACGCAGCGCCTCCAGCTTGTTGTCCGCGAGCTTGGGGTTGGGAGATTCACCGCCGAAGACCATGCCCAGCGCCACCGAAAGGCGGCTGGGTTTCTCCAACGAGGCAAGACGATCGTGCTGCGCGATCGCGACGACCTGCCATTCGAGTGCGGAGAAGCCGGTGACCGGCATCACATCCGCGGGCGTCGCGACCGGGCTGCCCTGGAGCTCGGAAAAGTTGAGATAGGCCATGATCGTCTCCTCCTGCGTATCGCCCGGCGGAAGGCAAAGCCTCCCCGTGCCGCGCGGAAGCTGTTTCCGCCGACATTTCCGGTCATCCCCAACCGGCACGAGACGAGGCTGCCGCGCAGACGAGGTCGTCTGCGGCGCTCCGGCTCGGTCCTGTTCTAATTCAGCGCTGCTGGAGTTTCGGGCGAAGCCCCCAGGCTCCGTATCCTCGCTTCGGCAGCTTCCCTCATTTCTATACTGACTGGTATAGAAACCGTGCTGCGCTGCGTCAAGGGCTTTTTATACTGGTCGGTATTTTTTGTCGAGATGGCGGTGAAAAAAGTTCGAAACCCCACCCATCGTTTCGGCGAAAGCCGCGATCTCAGGCGAAGGCCCGGGACAAGCGCCGCACGAGATCCCGGCGAAAGCCGGGATGACGATAATGTCGCTTACTTGCTCGGCCAGCAGGAAAGGCTGGTATCGATCAGCGCGCGCAGATCGGTGCACGAGGTGCCGCCGCCGGCCTGGAGCGCGATGCCCTGGAGCAAGGCGGTCAGATAGGCGGTGAGGCCGATCACATCGGTGTCGGCGGGCAGGTCGCCCTCTTCCCTGGCGCGCTCGAACCGGTCGATCAGCCCCTGCTTCACGACCGCGCCGCGCTTGAGCACTTCCGCGCGGATCGACTCGGCTTCGGACCCGCAGGCCACCGAGTTGATCACACCCATGCAGCCCTTGGGATCGCACGAGCTCATCTGCATCTCGAGCGCGCCGACCAGCAGCCGCTCGGCCACGCCGCGCGCCGTTGGCGCCTCGAGCGCCCGGCTCATATAGTCGAGCTTCTCGCGCTGGTAGAGGTCGAGCGTCTTCTTGAAGAGCGCTTCCTTGTTGCCGAACGCTGCGTACAGGCTCGGCCGGGTGATCCCCATCGCCTCGGTGAGATCGGTCAGCGAGGCGCCTTCATAGCCCTTGCTCCAGAAGACGCGCAGCGCCGCGGTCAACGCCGAGTCGGTGTCGAATTCGCGGGGGCGCCCTTTGGCAGTGGGACAGGCGGTGATTTCCATAATGACCGGTACATAATGACGAATGTTGAAAAAGTCCAATGCACTTCGTCGCTTCCGCGTTCCACCCCGTTAACCACTGTATTTTCACGGGTGTGAAAGTCCCAAACCGCGGGACTAGTCCGCTGCAATGATCTGCCGTGCGATTCGCGCGCCGGCGACCAATCGAACAGGGCAGTGCGCATGAACGACCGACGTCTGGTGCATATCGTCGACGATGAGGAAAGCGTCCGCAACTCGATCGGGTTCATGCTCCAGACCACGGGTTATTCGGTGCGCACATGGCCCTCGGGCGCCGCGTTCCTGCGCGATCTGCGCACGGCCGAGCCCGGTTGCATCCTGCTCGACATTCGCATGCCCGAAATGGACGGGCTGGCGGTGCAGCAGCAGCTCAACGCACGC
It encodes:
- a CDS encoding efflux RND transporter periplasmic adaptor subunit, with product MNMISRIETETNDVSARIRRMPLWQRGSLVALPVVLVAAGLGIASKDAPAAMAAPPPPVVTVATPLVRDINEWDDYVGRFEPSRAVEVRPRVSGAITGVHFTDGAIVKQGQLLFSIDARPFTAALAEARAGLASAESDLALARSDLDRAQRLVAVEAVSKSDVERLQARVRAAGAAVSAAQARVRSRALDVEFTQVRAPISGRISDRRVDPGNLVAAGEGQGGSLLTTINALDPIYFTFDGSEALFLKTKRAKEAGAQSSPVEIRLQDETEYKWQGKLDFTDNGLDPKSGTIRGRAVLSNPGLFLTPGMFGNMRLSAGGTATALMVPDSAIQTDQARKLVLTVGKDGTVASKPVVLGPVVDGLRVVRSGLTAQDRVVISGTQFAQPGGKVDPKPGKIAPAATNQAPALTAPVTGEATFAR
- a CDS encoding TetR/AcrR family transcriptional regulator codes for the protein MEITACPTAKGRPREFDTDSALTAALRVFWSKGYEGASLTDLTEAMGITRPSLYAAFGNKEALFKKTLDLYQREKLDYMSRALEAPTARGVAERLLVGALEMQMSSCDPKGCMGVINSVACGSEAESIRAEVLKRGAVVKQGLIDRFERAREEGDLPADTDVIGLTAYLTALLQGIALQAGGGTSCTDLRALIDTSLSCWPSK